The Cohnella abietis genome has a segment encoding these proteins:
- a CDS encoding aspartyl-phosphate phosphatase Spo0E family protein: MTHLETSQLIRRLQLLQRRLCEMANDLGNLTDPEIVAVSEEADRLIIQLQRLRKEEAEYRKMSEVCAVSALTASQPTEEVSQQAGTLLVKHS; the protein is encoded by the coding sequence ATGACTCACTTGGAGACCTCACAGTTAATACGGCGCCTCCAATTGCTACAACGTCGTCTGTGTGAAATGGCTAACGACCTGGGCAATCTGACCGATCCCGAGATTGTAGCGGTCAGTGAGGAAGCGGATCGCCTTATCATTCAGCTTCAACGCTTGCGCAAGGAAGAAGCAGAGTATCGGAAAATGTCAGAAGTATGTGCCGTCTCCGCGTTAACGGCTTCTCAACCGACGGAAGAAGTCAGTCAACAAGCAGGCACACTCCTCGTGAAGCACTCCTGA
- a CDS encoding sensor histidine kinase: protein MERVENEKLSLARLWRNPPVRRLSVILASSLLITVVLIAVYSHYSTERLKNTWLDKEAAMLGTLYSEHPDLADKWLGQLSEKGAPTPEAVAEGHKIMERYGVASLFESRWLPVLQQYHWSTLWILISSITVLIALIAWLLFREYHKLLGQIRTLAVSLEDTVKHNKPMSSFVYDEGELGLLANGAQELTLRLRATIEQLDQDKAFLKDTVADISHQLKTPLASLMIYIELLQGDKLDPDHATEFLETCRGELDRMEWLTLALLKLARLEAGALEMSLREVPLMDTLQQAVKSISRLAEDKQIEMLIEHPDSELIIPHDPHWLAEAISNLLKNAIEHSPIGSNVSISLERTPVFVRVQVRDQGRGIEAQQLPHIFKKFYRSSTEGSGVGLGLPLAKSIIEKHGGILSVSANPLGGTIFNLTLPHHPFPMNAMKLTEL from the coding sequence ATGGAACGTGTAGAAAATGAAAAGCTCAGCCTCGCGCGATTGTGGCGTAACCCCCCAGTGCGGAGGCTTTCTGTTATTTTAGCCTCATCGTTGCTCATAACAGTGGTATTGATCGCTGTGTACAGCCATTACTCTACCGAAAGGCTCAAGAACACTTGGCTGGACAAAGAAGCAGCTATGCTTGGAACCTTATACTCAGAGCATCCTGACTTGGCCGATAAGTGGCTTGGACAATTATCCGAGAAAGGTGCACCCACCCCGGAAGCCGTAGCCGAAGGTCATAAAATCATGGAGCGCTACGGAGTAGCCTCTTTATTCGAGAGCCGCTGGCTACCTGTGCTGCAGCAATATCATTGGAGCACTTTGTGGATTTTGATTAGCAGCATTACGGTGCTCATCGCTCTGATAGCATGGTTATTGTTCAGAGAATATCACAAGCTACTAGGACAAATCCGAACCTTAGCGGTTTCTCTGGAGGACACCGTCAAGCATAATAAGCCTATGTCTTCCTTTGTGTACGATGAGGGGGAGCTAGGGCTGTTAGCAAATGGAGCACAGGAGCTGACCCTGCGCTTGAGAGCAACTATTGAGCAGCTTGATCAAGACAAAGCTTTTCTGAAAGATACGGTAGCTGATATTTCTCATCAATTAAAGACCCCATTAGCTTCCCTAATGATCTACATAGAATTGTTACAGGGGGATAAGCTCGACCCAGATCACGCTACAGAATTTCTGGAGACGTGTAGAGGAGAACTTGATCGAATGGAATGGCTGACGCTAGCTTTGCTCAAGCTTGCTCGGTTAGAGGCTGGGGCCTTAGAGATGAGCTTACGGGAAGTCCCACTTATGGACACCTTACAACAAGCTGTGAAATCGATCAGTCGTTTGGCTGAGGATAAGCAAATAGAAATGCTGATCGAGCATCCTGACTCCGAATTGATCATTCCTCATGATCCCCACTGGCTTGCAGAGGCAATATCGAATTTACTGAAGAACGCCATCGAACACAGCCCTATTGGCAGCAATGTATCGATTAGCTTGGAAAGGACCCCCGTGTTCGTTCGGGTACAGGTACGGGATCAGGGTCGTGGAATAGAAGCACAGCAATTGCCGCATATTTTTAAGAAGTTCTATCGTTCCTCTACGGAGGGTAGTGGAGTCGGGCTCGGATTGCCGCTGGCTAAGTCTATTATCGAGAAGCATGGGGGGATTTTGTCTGTCTCAGCCAACCCTCTTGGAGGCACGATTTTTAATTTAACTTTGCCCCATCACCCTTTCCCAATGAATGCTATGAAGCTTACAGAACTGTAA
- a CDS encoding response regulator transcription factor codes for MSIRILLVEDDEPLHRGIQFTLQQEGFHVLSAYNLKDARALVADNEVHLFLLDVQLPDGSGFDFCTEIRKRADTPIIFLTASDQEFDIVRGLDLGGDDYITKPFRLREFLSRVHAVLRRRAPIARDAVKNHLNAGGLSLNINEMRLEKEGLEVPLSMTEFRLLSLFMTHPRVVLSKDQIIQQVWPDGTEVLDDNTVAVNIRRLREKIENDPQTPQMLVTVRGAGYRWNV; via the coding sequence TTGAGTATTCGTATTTTATTAGTTGAGGATGACGAACCTCTTCACCGCGGTATCCAATTCACACTCCAGCAAGAGGGTTTCCATGTACTTAGCGCGTATAACCTTAAGGATGCACGCGCATTGGTTGCAGACAATGAGGTCCACCTTTTCCTATTAGACGTACAGCTTCCTGACGGTAGCGGATTCGACTTCTGTACCGAAATTCGCAAGCGCGCAGATACTCCCATCATCTTCTTAACAGCGAGTGACCAAGAATTCGACATCGTTCGAGGATTGGATCTTGGAGGAGACGATTATATTACGAAGCCATTCCGGCTACGGGAATTTTTATCGCGTGTCCATGCTGTATTAAGACGGAGAGCCCCCATCGCTCGCGATGCTGTAAAAAATCATTTGAACGCTGGAGGATTATCGCTAAACATCAATGAAATGAGATTAGAAAAAGAAGGACTAGAGGTTCCTCTTAGCATGACAGAGTTCAGATTACTCTCTTTGTTCATGACTCATCCCCGTGTCGTTCTATCCAAGGATCAAATTATTCAGCAAGTATGGCCGGACGGTACTGAGGTGCTTGACGACAACACTGTAGCTGTTAATATTCGAAGGCTTAGGGAGAAAATAGAGAACGATCCACAAACCCCGCAAATGCTTGTGACGGTTAGAGGAGCCGGATATCGATGGAACGTGTAG
- a CDS encoding ABC transporter permease produces MRSYGAMAGRYLKQQRRKSILTIVGIILSVALISALGTMGQALKDNALLNTKYESGSFHIGYNEPTPDLYKTLNKHMLVDQIGVLNWVLTTELQDSYSVEVITADKAAFDLLPIHLQEGRLPTSVDEIIIEQWMMINLPGKPKLNETTTLTGPDGINHSYQVVGILKNQKLSQVRGSARAYSLIDPAKIVIDSNAQLFLTLKSGVDISSHLDEFKKLNEKMFTNFRLLALMGESSDSNVNNALSLIFGVLIGLVVLSTVAVIYNAFHIAVLERIRQFGLLRTIGASPAQIRNLVFREATVLSAIGVPLGLLVGWSGLWLVLWLMTQSGLKVMMMEDFHLTFHWWIMGGSFVIGFLAVYLAAWLPARKASSVSPVEAVKGAGSIVRESYRRLRIPSLLTLLGIEGQMASNNIRRNRTKFRITTFSIVVSITLFIVFHYFTQQALSITTTTNENDRIAFQITKSPLDEGDGSGKRQKATDIVTDEEIQQFSQLPGVRGVYGIYKNIDARAFVPDKQFNLDFENKTIYKFDQAEWDNRANRFIYSQLILYDEARFDETKIYIQSGDVDPVKLAASDGVLIVQAVKPVTIKGKRELIPLTRYKVGDKITLDLANTGLINPNQIREVTIAGILTQSPFDSAYQDNSLVIIAAKPTFTKLYEAVPEPEYPDPLGTARYGFEIALEDGADVNPIRSKLEELARANPGSYLIDYATQQKETRQFNLQMKIFVYSFLLIIGVIGSLNIVNTVQTNLLLRRREIGLLQAVGMTMGQIRKMASAEGIWFGIIGSFWGIILGVGLSYFLFTQLSNFQGFPFEFPWGAALIACGAAILVGLISVQGPLRRMEKANLLEELREEA; encoded by the coding sequence ATGAGAAGCTATGGCGCAATGGCTGGACGTTATCTAAAGCAGCAACGCAGAAAATCCATTTTGACCATTGTAGGTATTATTCTTTCTGTTGCGCTTATTAGTGCTCTCGGAACGATGGGGCAAGCCTTAAAGGATAATGCTCTACTTAATACCAAGTACGAGAGTGGCTCTTTTCATATCGGTTACAACGAGCCCACTCCCGACCTATATAAGACTCTTAACAAACACATGCTCGTTGATCAGATCGGGGTACTTAATTGGGTTCTGACCACAGAGCTACAGGATTCCTATTCCGTTGAGGTTATCACAGCCGATAAAGCAGCCTTTGATTTGCTTCCCATTCATCTGCAAGAAGGACGCTTGCCCACTTCGGTTGACGAGATCATCATTGAACAATGGATGATGATTAATCTGCCTGGTAAGCCTAAGCTGAATGAAACAACAACCTTAACAGGACCCGACGGTATTAACCATTCCTATCAAGTTGTTGGGATACTGAAAAATCAAAAGCTAAGTCAGGTACGAGGCTCTGCCAGAGCATATTCATTAATAGATCCAGCTAAAATTGTTATTGATTCGAACGCACAGCTGTTCCTCACATTAAAGTCCGGCGTTGATATTAGTAGCCACCTGGATGAGTTCAAGAAGCTTAACGAGAAAATGTTCACGAACTTTAGACTGCTCGCGCTCATGGGTGAAAGCAGCGATTCAAATGTGAATAACGCTCTATCTCTCATATTTGGCGTTTTGATTGGTCTTGTGGTGCTTTCCACCGTGGCCGTTATTTATAATGCTTTTCACATTGCCGTGCTGGAAAGAATCCGGCAGTTTGGACTGCTGCGGACAATTGGTGCTTCCCCTGCACAAATTCGTAATCTTGTATTTCGTGAAGCAACCGTGTTATCCGCTATCGGTGTTCCTCTTGGCTTGCTGGTAGGCTGGTCCGGTTTATGGCTTGTACTTTGGCTGATGACTCAGAGTGGACTGAAAGTCATGATGATGGAGGATTTCCATCTCACCTTCCATTGGTGGATCATGGGCGGAAGCTTTGTTATTGGTTTCCTAGCCGTTTATTTAGCTGCATGGCTTCCTGCACGCAAAGCGTCGAGTGTGTCTCCAGTTGAAGCGGTTAAAGGTGCAGGAAGTATTGTTAGGGAGTCATACCGGCGATTGCGCATCCCCTCCCTTCTTACCTTACTTGGAATCGAAGGACAGATGGCATCGAATAATATAAGAAGGAACCGGACTAAATTTCGCATTACAACCTTTTCCATTGTTGTTAGTATCACACTGTTTATTGTGTTTCATTATTTTACCCAGCAGGCCTTGAGCATTACGACAACAACGAATGAGAACGATCGGATCGCCTTCCAGATCACGAAGTCCCCTCTCGATGAAGGGGACGGCAGCGGGAAGCGTCAGAAGGCTACCGATATCGTTACGGACGAGGAGATTCAACAGTTTAGCCAATTACCCGGAGTCCGAGGCGTGTATGGAATATATAAAAACATTGATGCGCGCGCATTCGTTCCTGACAAACAATTTAATCTAGATTTCGAGAACAAAACAATTTATAAGTTTGATCAAGCCGAATGGGATAACCGTGCTAATAGATTTATTTATTCTCAGCTAATCCTGTACGATGAAGCAAGATTTGATGAAACGAAGATATATATTCAGTCTGGCGACGTTGACCCCGTGAAGCTTGCTGCTTCGGATGGAGTTCTCATTGTACAGGCAGTTAAACCCGTAACGATTAAAGGCAAAAGAGAGCTGATTCCTTTAACCCGTTATAAAGTTGGGGATAAGATAACATTAGACTTGGCTAATACAGGATTAATAAACCCAAATCAGATTCGCGAGGTAACTATAGCTGGTATTCTCACACAGTCCCCTTTCGATTCTGCCTATCAAGATAATAGTCTCGTCATTATTGCGGCCAAGCCGACATTCACCAAACTATACGAAGCTGTCCCGGAGCCAGAGTATCCAGATCCCTTAGGCACAGCACGATATGGATTTGAAATCGCATTAGAGGATGGTGCGGATGTCAATCCGATTAGGAGCAAGCTTGAGGAGCTAGCCCGAGCTAATCCTGGGAGCTATCTCATTGATTATGCCACTCAACAGAAGGAAACGCGCCAATTTAACCTGCAAATGAAGATTTTCGTATACAGCTTCCTACTGATTATCGGGGTAATCGGAAGCTTAAATATTGTTAATACTGTGCAGACAAATCTGCTGCTGCGCCGTCGTGAGATTGGTTTGCTCCAGGCTGTCGGTATGACAATGGGTCAAATACGAAAGATGGCCTCAGCCGAAGGCATCTGGTTCGGGATTATCGGCAGCTTCTGGGGGATCATTCTAGGGGTCGGATTAAGTTACTTCCTCTTCACACAGCTGTCTAATTTCCAAGGCTTCCCCTTTGAGTTCCCATGGGGTGCTGCTCTTATCGCTTGCGGAGCCGCTATACTTGTCGGGCTAATATCCGTACAGGGGCCTCTGAGACGCATGGAGAAGGCAAATCTTCTAGAGGAGTTGCGTGAGGAAGCATAG
- a CDS encoding ABC transporter ATP-binding protein: MNVINVDGLSKSYGKGSTQVNALNQVSFAINQGEFVAVVGASGSGKSTLLHMLGGLDKPSGGYVHIDGESLYGLKEKDRAVFRRRKIGFIFQAYNLIPVLNVEENIQLPLLLDHRKPDKAYINDLIHTLGLHERRKHLPSELSGGQQQRVAIGRALAYRPTIVLADEPTGNLDSANGREVIELLKLAVRQFHQTVIVITHDLNVAAEADRVLSLQDGLLVNDSGSLGSKV, from the coding sequence ATGAACGTCATTAACGTTGACGGCCTGAGCAAATCCTATGGCAAAGGCTCAACACAGGTCAACGCCCTCAATCAAGTTTCCTTTGCCATTAATCAAGGTGAATTTGTTGCCGTAGTCGGAGCGAGTGGTTCAGGAAAGAGCACTCTGCTACATATGCTGGGTGGCCTCGACAAGCCAAGCGGTGGCTATGTCCATATTGATGGGGAAAGTCTGTACGGACTTAAAGAGAAAGACCGTGCGGTATTCCGCCGCAGAAAAATTGGCTTTATCTTTCAGGCGTACAACCTTATTCCGGTGCTGAACGTAGAGGAAAATATTCAACTGCCTTTACTGCTCGATCATCGCAAGCCTGATAAAGCATATATTAATGATCTTATTCACACGCTAGGTCTACATGAACGCCGCAAGCACCTGCCCTCTGAGCTATCCGGTGGACAGCAGCAAAGAGTCGCAATCGGCCGAGCGCTAGCTTACCGTCCAACGATTGTACTAGCGGATGAGCCAACAGGTAACCTCGACAGTGCGAACGGACGGGAAGTAATAGAGCTCCTAAAGCTTGCAGTTCGGCAGTTCCATCAGACGGTTATTGTCATTACTCATGATTTGAACGTGGCTGCGGAAGCCGATCGGGTGCTGAGCCTGCAGGATGGCTTGCTCGTTAACGATTCGGGTAGCCTTGGGAGCAAGGTATGA